The Pithys albifrons albifrons isolate INPA30051 chromosome 1, PitAlb_v1, whole genome shotgun sequence genome contains the following window.
TAGCATTCATTCCCTGGCACCACTAGCAGAAAGAAGGTTAAACAGATACAAGAAAGAATCTAGTCTCTGTGCTATGTGAGGCACAGGGGGCATGTCTGTACAGTCCAGTGTCAACAGACAGGCATTTTCAATCCCCTTTACTTCAGCTCTGAAGCCATGTGGCTGTGTTAGCTCAGTGCAGTGCCTGCACTGATAAATCTGTGGCAAGGGCTTTATCATGGAGATGTGAATGGTTATTGCTCTTCAGCTATGTGTCTCACACTCTCTGGGCCACAGCAGATGACTCTAATGGAGACAGTGTATTATAACTACCTGAGCTTCCCAGAGGATCTGCCTCATTTGGTCAGCACCCTTCTGACTCATTTTTTCCTCAGACTACTCACCACAGAATGGGGCTGAAGAACTGGTCATTAAATAAACTTtcacttccttgggcagcttACTCATGTGGACACCTGCCTGCTCTAGCAGGCCTGTAGGAAGAAATAAAGCCAGTGCAGGGAAAGCCATGAAtaacacagaacagaaatacaATTGGTCACCTCCACTCACCCTGCCCCACTCCCCTGTCTTGAACAACAGatcccttttttatttcagtacaaATCAGAGCAAGTAAAAGATTGTGGTGTCTGTCTGACAGGTTAAGGTTCCCTCAGAAAACCTATTCTGGCTACCCCTGTAATCATCACCAGAGAACACCTTGGTggcttttttcattcttctgctAACAAACTGTTATCAGTTGCATCTGTGCAAATGAGCAAGAATAAAGACTACCAAGTCAGGAAACTCAGTGCAGATAGAAATGACAGTACAAATGCAAGATGCTGGGAAATTTAATTCCTTGGTCAAGTGAGAATACCACTCTAACTTCAGGCCTGCACCATTGACTAGCTGGCAATATGGCTTGGTGAGATGGGGAAGGAGTGGCTGATCTGAGAGAATCTATACCAAAAGAGGCTTCTCTGTATGTTCCTCTGGTATCACACTGAAATTAGCACAGAGGACGCTTTCTGTCCTCATGGCACAGCCCAGTTTCAGAAGCCTAAAAAAGGTATCTATTACATTCTCCCAATCCAGGTGGTTCATCTTTGGGGTTACCAGGGCAGATATTTATGAAAGGAGGTGACTCAGCAACAATGAGTAGTGTAGAAGAATGGGACTTCAGTCTTGAGCTAATATTTCCAGCTGCTTCTCTAAACAAGACATATTTTTTAGCAAATTGCCTCCTTATTAGGCAGGCAATGCTGGAAACTCTCAACTTATATGTGGGCCttatgaaatgtttaaaaatcagaaatgttcAAGATTTTAGTCTTCTACAGGGCAATATATGAACTTTTATAATGTCTCTATAGAAGCCTGAAAATTAAACAGCTTCTCACTCTTTCCAAagaaatgtaaagcaaatcctGCTCAGAGAAATGTGAACTGCATACTGTGCTCTGCACTGACACCCATCAGGAATGTATTGTCATCTGCTCCAGGAAGGTCATGGTGTTACTGTACCTATTCTGGGACAGGATGACAGGAAGGGTTCCACACAGTCCAGGCAATGACCATTTAAAAACTCCTGATGACTTGCACAGGGGAACCCAACGATTGGACAGGAATGTTTCAAGGCACTGATATAGAGATGTACTGCTCGCATGTGATCACAGATCAGGTAGTTATagcctgaaaagaaaaatttaaccAGTGAGAAGCAGCCATGAGCCTTTCTGTTGGCTTCAGTCTTTTTGCACATTCCCAAGGACCTGAGAGGGAAGGGACACTCCTACTGACTCTGCAGTGATCCCTTCCCATTAACAACATATTGCAGAGCATCTCTGTGACTACAAGCCGAGATCTCACTGCAAGAGAAGTTATGCAGAAAGTTAGAAGTGTATCTCCCAAGCTAACAGAGTCCCTCAAAAGAGGGGGACCACAAGTCTGCCATGTCTCCATCAGTGTCCCATCGATGTGGCCCCAAGCTCTCTGTAAGGAGGTACAGTAGCTTTGGCTCCCACATGCACTGGAACCCCAGCTATGGGAAGTGAGGTAACATAGGTGTTCTGTGTAACTTGACCCTCAATGAATGCAGCTGACTTGTATGAAACATTTGAATGTTGAATGAATCCACACCATTTGCTGTGTAAAGCTCTATTCTCTAGAAGGAGAGGGCAGTAATTGCACAAGCTAAGAGAGACACACCTTGcagcatgaaaacaaaaagaagctttttctaATGGTACCTAAGAGCCTTTCTAGCAAAAGAGTCATCTCTACTGAAGTTTTTGGCTTATAGGGGAGCGTCACTAAAATCACATATCTTTACAGGGGTGCTGCCAAGATATTTGATCTGtgattttaatttcagctgctttgtgtAATGCTGAGAAGAGATATGGGCTGTGAACACATTTGTCTCGCTTTGCTGTCTGCCTTGGCTGTAGCAGGAGCTGCTTGCCAAACAGCATTTTCACAGTGCTCTAAATGGACATGAAAGACCTTTCCTTGGCCAGAGAATGTTCTCACCTGCAGAGAGGAATCGGGGGCATCCTGGCTGATCTTTGCCTCCATTGACAAAGTAATCGATGTGGCCTACAGGAATCCGGATCCCGAAATCTGAAAGGAGATGAAATGCCACTTCATTCTCTGACTTGGCTCTTCTGCAGGCTTTACTCTACATATTTATGACAGGTCACAATAACTGGTTGAACATTAGCAGTGCTGGAGCCAGCTCCCGTGCTGGAGACATCAAGGCCAGATTTCCTGCTTCTACACACCTACATTGTGCAGGTTTGCTGCATGGATTAGAAAGTGCTCCAGGTCCTGCCTTAAAATGAGTGAGAACTGTGGCTTCACCACCACCTCAGAAACTGTTTCTTCATTCcacataaaggaaaacaaaactgaccACAACCTTAATATGGGATTATGAAGTATAACTGAGAGTTATGTTGGTAGTGGCTTTTGTGATCTCCAGGCCAAAGGTGTGCCTCAAAGGCACCACATAATTCTTCAGCGTATGTTCTGTCTGTAAAGACCTTAAGTACTTAAGAGAAGTTACTTTGTTGTTGCACCAGCTGTTGGTTTGACTCTGTGACTTTCCAACAAATGCTTTTGGTGGTCCCTCTCATACATCATGTGGGAAAAAGCAAAGTAAGACTAGACATATAAATGCCTTTCAGGTAGTAAAAGTCATGCCAAGCCGGTTCTGCATAAACTCACTCTGCTGTAGCAATCTTCCTTGAagtgctgtggggcacagtCATCATTAAAGCCTCTCTAAATAAGAAACTTCCTTATCGTGAGCCTGAACTCACGGTAATCTGGCAAAAAATGGACATTGACCGACAGACTCCTTAGGAATAATGACGTCAGGAGGAACAGAAGCCCAGGCCAAAGAAGATGGAAACCAGCTTACTGTCAGCATCAGTATGAATGGCTTCCACGAAGAGGGCATCCCCGGGATCCAGGCGTTCCTCAGGGCTGGCTCTGGTGTACTTAGGGCCTGCAGGATCCAGGGctgtaacaaaacaaacacttcaaCAACAAGTACCCTTCAGCCCCTCTCTTTCTTATTTCTGGACTAGTTATTTTCtccaaaacattaaaaatgtagcTAGGCAGAAGTAAAAAATTACTCCCAGGTCACGCtgattatagaatcatagaatcatagaatgttaaggggttggaatggaccttaaagaccatctaatCCCATGCCCTCCATGCTCCAGTATAGTTTCTGCAACTGCTGCCTTCCACTACAGCTTCCTTGCCTTACCATCCACTATTCCACGCCTCTTTTGTAGTGTTACACCTCCAGTTTCTAGGCTGTAAAGCTGTGACTGAGCTTCAAATAGCTCTGACAGAGTGGTTACATAGTGTCTTTTGGATTTTTGGTGAAAGACAATCAAACTTTTAACACCTTCCCTAATTGTAATGTCATCTGTATTAGCACTACAGTCTGAGAAATGTCACTGAAGATCAGCACTTAGGTGATGAATTCAGCACCACAGGCATTAACAAATCCAAGCACTACCAAAGTTTCATACTAtcaaacaattttaaaacaaagaggaTTCTGAGCCCTCTATgcacaaagaaaaatctttagCAATCATCTGTATTTTGGCTCctagagcagctgctggggagtcaaagaaatacagaaaattatccTTGGCAATACCAAGGAACAGGTTAATGATATTTTTTTGCTGAGGTTTATCCTATTGACTTTCTGTAGAAAAGTAACctcacaagatttttttttccctccccaggcaAAAAGAGtttaagaagcagctctgctgcacatGCCACTTAGCCTCAGGGCTGGTCTGTTTCCCTGCTTTGGACTCAGTCCAGTTAATTCTTTATGGAGAAGACAATACCAACAATATACAAACTGACACGTCTGCACTTttgagggaggagggaaggaggaaaaacactTGTTTCCTATTCTTTCTATAAATAAAAACTAACAATGGGTCTTCAATGTTCATTAATCTTGATACATAGAAAAAGCTGAGAGGTTCCCCACCCACTTCTACGGAAAAAGTTTAgttaaaagttttaaaagatACTGAAAAGTGTTATTTGGTATAGCTTAAAGTTATTCCTGAGAAGGGAGAAACATCTAACATAAATAGCAGACAATTCCAGCAGAGCTCCGGGACAAGCACCTTTCTATCCTCTATTCTCCATCCCAGCTTCCTCCAAGCACAAAACTGCATGAACTCCATTGAGATTTACGGCCTCAGCAGCTAAGAAAACTGGGCACTGAAGCTAAACAGTGTGCCAACAAATTCCTTAAggctttttaatttcctttgaaatgaaacaaattgCTCTGTTGAAACAAGTTGCTCTTTTCTGAGTGCTTCCTTTTGCATAAGAGCTGTTTGATGCCTGAAtgggtttttgatttttcattttatagattttaaaagtacttgcagctgtagcaaatgtagatttTTAGTATGCTAGtattctggcagcctaagttcattgtttatatatcctaatccctaccacagattagtagctcagattcttttagctgtttaggctgtcttcaaggcagaaaaactgaagactatcagaaaggcctacagaacaagaccaaacaaaaaccaacaaccttgagtctaagaacgctggaagaactccaaagcccaaggaagaggaaaatgaagaacagagggtctTGCCGACCCTAACCTCAATTCCAGGGGTCTTGGACCAGTGGtggaactggggctggactgagaaatgtgtaaagtaatgattggagggatcataTTATAAGAGCCATGGAAACAAGTGTTCGGGGGGGaggagatgtcatcatgtattcctaaaagccctaagcctgggcattaaagaatgtacctttttatcttatcccacattaacttggctcagagtcctgtttttgggggcaCTCACGGCATCATGTTTATTTCAGTTCCTATACAATTTGCTTTGTTGCACAGGGAGATACCCACTGAAACAGGCATAGGTTAAAGAAACTCACTTCACAAAACTAGTCTGTGCTCTAATTCCCAAGACTCACTCTGGTTTTGCTCCACACATCATTTTTTATTTGATCAAAAATACTTCAGCGAATTATGGCTCTGGGATCACATTCTGTGAGTGTATGCGTGCATGTGAGGAGGCAGGAGATGAGATCACACATATCTTGGATCTAATCCCACCTATCTTCAGGCTACTAAATTTGAACTGGAATCTGCAATGCTCAGTGGGTCTGTGAAATTGCAGGACAAGCAGGAATGAGAAAAATGGGTTGTATTATAGCAGAATTAAGAATTAATGGAAGAAATAAACCTACAGAGGTTTTATTGCCTGTAGATAACATAAAGGGAAAAAGTCTTTAACTTTGAAGTTAATTATCATGATTGCATGGGAACATATCTGCTTCTGCTTATCTAAGATGTTGCTGATCATAAAATCTTGGAGCAGGACAGTGGCTACTCCAATTTCCTCCTAATGTAAACTTTGATTCACACCTTAAAAAAGGGCCCAACATAAAACTCAGGTCCTCTTAAGAAATGCTGGTATTTCATGCAGCGTGAGTAGTTATGAAATGTGAAGGCTGAACCAACATTTCCCTGGACTGCTCTGTCAAGTGTGCAGTGAGACCCTTCTTGAAGACACCTCTGAGAGACAGACCAGGGCTGAGGCAAACTGGGAACTATGGTCACACTACTGGAGACATTATGTCCCTTCCTTCTTGGTGGCATTTTCCCTCCTATCAAAATGAATCTCTGTCCTTGGGTATTCCCAGAATTTAACAAAACCTTTAACAACCTAATATTACTTACAAGCCAGCTGTGCTttgaggaggagggaggcatGGTGGTGGTGTGTGGCCCAGAGACCCTCCAAGGTCACTTCTTACCTAAATATTCTGTGACTGTATTCATGCTCCATACCTAAAGGCTGACAAGGCCCTGAGTGGAGCAAAACCTCTAAATGACAGGATCAGCCTATAACCATCTTGCTCTCACTGCAATGTCTTCCTCACACCCAGGAGTCTGTCTCTGTGTTTAAGGTCAGCTCTGATTTGGTACAGTTGGGTGTCCTTAGACCAGACTACTGTGAAAAGAGCTGACTTGTGGGAGAAGCCTCATCTGGGCCCTCCTAGCATTGACTCAGGCTCTtgattacagaatcacagactattctgagttggaagggacccacaaggatcatcaagtccaactcttaagtcaatggcccacataggggattgaacccatgaccttggcattattacagccaagttttaaccaactgagctaatctcagggaTTATGTTCCTTGGCTGAGCTGTGTTGGAGGGATGACATGCCAAGCCCTATGTCTTACTGGTCCTGCTTTTATCTTGATGGCTTGACTTTCCAGCTTCACCTTGGGCTTGTCTTATCACTACAAACTTGCCTAGCAATTGCTGAACTGTGGATGACCCTGGCTCATATCACTGGActtgctctgcttttcttaTCTAGACATGACAGGACTGTGTCCCTTGTCAGTGAGGCCACTGTCACTGCCTACCTTGCTGTCCCCTTGGCTCTCACCTCATGTTTTCCTGTAGAGCAACTGACTCTTGCTGCTCCCCCCACAATGCATTGTGGGCTTTAATTTTAAGAACCACAGAGGTATATGTGCTGTAATCTGGAAGCAAAGCATGTGGATGTTGTGGGTTTTCATTAGTCATGAGGCCTCGTATTCTTCTAAGTTGGCACCAATTTGAAGAGTGGAGCAGAGCTGAAAGAAACCTTTGCCAAATACACACAATCTCTGGGCAGTGTGGAGGAGACCGACAACTGGAAAATCAGTCAGACTCTTCTGAATTTAGGAAGAAGCCCATAACCTTGGATCTAATGAGCCCATATGTAATTAAAAGACCACTGTGAATGGATCCTCCTTCCTTGCTCTTTCATTCTATCACTTAAAGAACATGTGAGGATCCAAGACTCAGTTTTATGATACCTGTTATCCGTCCCAGCTGACCACCATGGAAGTGCCCCACCAGGCCCCCGACGTGTGCACCAAGGCTTACCCCAATGATGTGTATAGATGTTCCTGAGACTCCCAGGGCCTGCAGATCAACAATAATACAAATTAAAGCTTCTGTAGCAGAAAGGTGAAATACCCTGTCCCAGACCACACAGCAGCTCTGTAATTCTTCTAATGAAGGATAGCTTTTGAGTTGTACAATGGAAAACCAAATAGGTAAGGGAATGATGAGTAttgccttttctgtttttcagaggcTTTGTTTGGGTCCACAGATGCAAACCCAACCCTAACCAGGTTGCTTGGATGCTCCTGTTCATAACTACACAGCCTGTAGCTTCTCTTTCCACATTTTGCTTCAGACTGTGCACAACGCGGTGCATATCCAGGACTCCTGTGCTATGCAGTCTGGGTCAACAGTGCAAATGTTCATGAAGTGTTTATGCATATCTGGTTAATATAAGGATTTATCACCCTCATTGCAGGAGTGTtgttcagctgtgctgtgcccaaaCAAACTGGGTGGGGCACATCTGGGTATTTCCAGCTATGGGGAAGTATAAAGCAAATATAATACAGCTTCAAACCTCATTCCTTCCAGCTTTCTGGACAAAAGTTCTGAGCAGAAGAAGACTGTGTAGTGAAGTATGGACCTGAGAAAACCTAAGGCATGCTTTAGGTTGATCTCAGGCTGGAGAGGCAGCTGACAACTGGGATTTTTTCCAGCAAATGTCAAAACTCAAGAGAAAGAAGCAGAACTGTCATGCTCAAGCCTGGactgagagagaggaaaaaaaaagaaaactctgaaataaaaagcCCACTTGTCCAGCTCCTGGAGACAGCAGGTTGGGAGCAGGTCTCTGGATCATTTGCATGAATGATGTTCTCTGGCCATGCTGCCCCACACTGGAAATGCATAGTAGCTTACCAGAAGCTTGCTGATGAATTGTGAGATGGAGAGGGCCAGTTGTGTGACATTTTCCACTGCAGAAGGGTAGGCTCCAGTAGACCCATAAACCCAGTCTACTGCAATCACATTGACCTGTCTTGTCTGCAGTATGGCTTGGACAAGACCTTCAACCCAGGAAGGTTTGGTACCCAAAGCCCTGTGGAGTCATCAGAAACAAGTATGTTAGATGTTTCCAAAGTTGGACACATGCCAGTACATTGTTCACTGGTGCTGGAGCTTCACGTGTCTCAGAGGAGGCTGACAGACAGTTGCTGAAAGTTGTTTCTTGTGCTAGACACCCACACCTGGAACTTTTTTTGCGGTGGTGTAATAACACTTTCAAGAATGCACTGATTCAGGAGGTAACCAGATATTTTAATGAACAAGATAACATTTGCAGCATTCAGGCTGAGATCGTGATTTTGCTGTGGTGCTTCATTCAGCCACCACAGAGCCCACACGGAGTAAGTGAGCTAAGAACACCTGGATCCTTCTCTGCCAGCAACTGGCAAGAAGTCCTTGGCCAAATCACCTAGTTTTTCATGGCTATAGTTCCTCATCTCCAGACAATTAAAAAAGTAACCTATACTGAAGAATTCAAGGAAAGCTGATGAAGCTTTTCCTAATACCGTCTTGTGAAAAGTGTGCTATGTCACATGGAGGCAACACTTGATTTTCTGAGAAGACCCTGCAGGAGACAACTGCTGTGGTTCCACCCTGGTCTTCTACGCACTTTCTATTCAGccatttgcatttcaaaacaaataatggTATATGGTCCCAcatgactgaaaaatggcacagtAAAATAAACTTGCAGAATAACGGCAGTTTAAAAAAACtctcctagttcagcaggagggaccagttaacactgtgtgggggtgatcaaagctgtgtattctaccccctctattcattccccaaggacaatggaccattagcagcagctgcccagggagccattatcaccttcacacccagcctgagggggcggagttgataatgggccatcaacggttcaacaataccccctggctcccagagttaatcacccattgtgtgagtccccgcccagggggagggactgggtgctccctgagggaacataagtggtgggtaagaagacctcgggaacttttcgtcagatccagaggagtagcaggacctcaacaggaggagatcaccgctctctACCAGACTAtagccatcatctgcaccaacaggtttctcacttctttttgctttggacttgggggaaacCAGGCGGGTCTCAGCAccagggctaacaaacccctttgggtttgtgccccagggcactgggttatactgctaggttttgtgagtggaaagcaatttctctttgtgtcactgtatttattgtaatattattattaaattttagcctctgacttataatctctctcgtggtgagttcattttccctgctggttcacctttaaaccaggaCAAAACCCCAGCTCCAATCCTTACAAGAACAGAGGTATGACGTGTCTGCCAGACCTAAATGGTTCATTAATCCAAGCTGTTGGACATGAACTCTGAGAACACAGTTTAAAGGAACAAGAATCTTGAAAAGACTTTGTAATTAAAAaggtgggaaaaggaaagaaatagagGTAAAGGAAGAGAGTGAGAGAATGAGAGTGAGACAGTGAGAGAAAGTGAAAGTAAGAGTGAATCCAAATTCTAACATTTTAGGCTCTAAAAAATGTGACGCACACACAAAATAGGCAAGTGGTCACAAAGAAAAGGACTTCAAGTAGTGTTGTAATGGGGGGTGTCAGCAGCATTTTCTAGGGCTCTGGCCGCAGCCCACCAACAGCCTCCCAGACAATCTCCAGGTCCAGTTTGGGGCTGAGCACCCCAGGCTCTGTTCCTAGCAGATGCTTTGCATGCAGCCACTCTGCTGGGGGAGATAAAGAAGGTCACATCAGGAGACTTCCATGCCAGCCCCACCCAGTGCTTGGGAATGCCCCAGCAGTGTTTAATTTACCAGTAAAAACTTAGTCACAGTGCTCTTCTTTCTCTTACCTGAAGCCATGGATTATGATCTTGGTTTCCAGGCTGCTGTTGAAGCTGCAGTTCTTGATGCCATCATCAGCTAAAATCAGCTCTCCACAGCTAGGGCTTGAGGAGGTGAACAGAAGAAACTGGACCTTGAGTTTACTGCCCCGTAGGAAATTAGCTGTCTGGAAGTCAGTGCAGTGATGCTCTGAGAGTCTGTCTGTATTCCATGGAACAAGAGGGAGTGAGTAGCATATTTAGGCTGTGTCTGTGTATTGGGAAAAAATGCACCTCATTCTAATTTATTAGGAAAATGAAGGTAACAAGCTCACTTCTAAAAACTTCCTAAAAAGTTAGAACATAAATTTAAATGAGCCTATTCTGGAAACTTTACCTGACTGATAAAGGTGTTCCTTTGCCCTTTGATGGAACTTCAGCACTGGCTGGGGAATATAACCATGGATCTCATGCTGGCTTTGACTTATGGGAAATGTGTTAGCAAGTGGTGAATGACATCCTGTTGAGTTTTTTGTTGCAAGTTGGCCACACACACCAGCTACTAAGTACATTTATAAGATGGCtattagattttttaaaaaatggttgTCAACAGGTAGTCAGCATGGGGATGTTTCTGTTCAAATTTTGGTAGGCTTAGTAGAAGGTACAGGTCTAACTGACAGTTGTATcaaaaatccagaaataaaTGTGAGAATGCTGATGATAAAATATGGAAATGTTGATGAAAAAAAAGGGCCAGTGATATTTGCCAGTTTGATTCATTTACTGGATGAAAACGCTCTATGAGATGGACAAGGCACCTACTGGAAGGCACTTTGATCtagataaaacaaacaaacaaacaaaaaccaccctCAAACCTGTAGttagtgaaaaaaaacctgagCAAATTTAGTCTAGAAAGCAAACATAGAAGTTTAGCAGTATGTATGACTAGCAGTATGTGTGTTGTTTTATGTGGCTTAGTTGCATCCTTCTGCAATGACAATGCATATACCTTCCCTTTTCTGGATTGGAGGAAGTGAAACAGCCTTAAATCTGCAtatacaataaaatatatagttattttttaaaaatcaaacaaccAGCTTCCTAATTTCCCTTAGAAAATACTTTACACCAGCTAGGCAGAACATGGTCTAAGAGTCAGCACAAAAGGGTGAGATTCAACATTCAGATTCCACCTTGTGGGATGTGACTATCCCTCACTGTTGTTTATTTTGCTCTTCCTGTGGaggcaagggaaaaagagaagttcTCAGACATCATCTTGGAAGAAATGTAGATCATGAGCCAACTTAACTGGCAAAGGCAGGTTCAGTGGAAGCATGGTGCATGTCAGAAATGTCATAAGATGAAGGGGATAGTAAAGGTCAGGCAGGGGGTGCACTGCAGCGAAGCTGCAGGTGATGGAGGACTGTAGTGGTGAGTTTCATTGATAGAAAAATTAGAGAGAAAAATGGAAGCATAGCATTTGTTTATTTCCTCTCAGCTAAGTTTTCAAAGCAGGAAATGCCCGTGCCAGAGGTCAAGTGGTCCCTCTTCTGCTTCCTCATACTTCAGGGTAAACCTGGATCATTCTTGTAAATCAGGTTAGTGGAATTAAATCACTGAGAATGATTGTCTCAAAGCATAGGAGAAGAAAGGACCAATTTTGCACTACCTTTTCTACGGCACCCAACAAGATTATTGCCAGAACCTCTTGACACACAGCTTGTTAAGGGAGAATTGAATTCAGATCCTTCTACATAAAACTTTTAATCCCTTGCCAGGAACTCACATTTTTCTTACCTGTttgtgctgagctgagcagcaAGAGGACAGCAAGAACAATGAGCAGTTGTCTCTTCAGATCCTCAACCATCTTCTAGTTAGTTCACGACGCATACAAGGattgtacagaaaataaatagctATGGTGGGTTGCTTGATCAGCTTGACTCTGTTAATGATCAACGAGTCTGTGctcttttgggaaaaaaagggaacagGCAATTACCTCTGCTCTTATCTAACCATAAGCCAAAGTCTGAAGCAGAGGCTTCACTGACTTTTTGGTTAAAAAAGATGTTGACACActtttcctccctgcctccccttcctccaggcAAAGTTTTGCTTCAGAAACCAGCTAGTGAAACCAGTCTCAGCAAGAGATAGAGTTACAGTGCTTTGTCCTTGCCACCTAGACCTTTCTGCCAAATTCTGACTGGGAATGCTGGTTTTTCACAAGGCTTCACAGTCAGTTCATGCCAGGAAGAATCATTCTAGCCTTGCATCTGTGTATTTCCCCgttgcacagaatcacagaataacagactattctgagttggaagggacccacaaggattatcgagtccaactcttaaatcaatggcccacacaggggactgagcccatgaccttggcattattacaaaccaagttttaaccaactgagccaatcaTTGCATTGTTGTCTCTCTCCCATATTTCTGATTTTGGTCAGATACCTATAACAGCcaaaagaagggaaagcagTGGATTACTTCTAAAATGTAACTGGTGACCATATCACCATAACATGCCCAGACTGCACATTTCTTAGAGCGGGGACACTCTtcacttttcctttgttttgcatttcaggaatcacaggaaataaaagaatgaCCACAGTAATGCACCAGTATCAAAAACATGCAAATAGT
Protein-coding sequences here:
- the PLA1A gene encoding phospholipase A1 member A isoform X1, whose amino-acid sequence is MVEDLKRQLLIVLAVLLLLSSAQTDRLSEHHCTDFQTANFLRGSKLKVQFLLFTSSSPSCGELILADDGIKNCSFNSSLETKIIIHGFRALGTKPSWVEGLVQAILQTRQVNVIAVDWVYGSTGAYPSAVENVTQLALSISQFISKLLALGVSGTSIHIIGVSLGAHVGGLVGHFHGGQLGRITALDPAGPKYTRASPEERLDPGDALFVEAIHTDADNFGIRIPVGHIDYFVNGGKDQPGCPRFLSAGYNYLICDHMRAVHLYISALKHSCPIVGFPCASHQEFLNGHCLDCVEPFLSSCPRIGLLEQAGVHMSKLPKEVKVYLMTSSSAPFCVYHSLVEFHLQKTRNRVTSIEVTFFSNSTKDTAKIIIPTHQEMGKRLLGHQVPLCQINSVALKFIPKNRFWSTDESSIVGKFCVVPLPLNSSRTMSCLPWNLTLPSKTDVSYDLPTACV
- the PLA1A gene encoding phospholipase A1 member A isoform X2; translated protein: MVEDLKRQLLIVLAVLLLLSSAQTDRLSEHHCTDFQTANFLRGSKLKVQFLLFTSSSPSCGELILADDGIKNCSFNSSLETKIIIHGFRALGTKPSWVEGLVQAILQTRQVNVIAVDWVYGSTGAYPSAVENVTQLALSISQFISKLLALGVSGTSIHIIGVSLGAHVGGLVGHFHGGQLGRITALDPAGPKYTRASPEERLDPGDALFVEAIHTDADNFGIRIPVGHIDYFVNGGKDQPGCPRFLSAGYNYLICDHMRAVHLYISALKHSCPIVGFPCASHQEFLNGHCLDCVEPFLSSCPRIGLLEQAGVHMSKLPKEVKVYLMTSSSAPFCVYHSLVEFHLQKTRNRVTSIEVTFFSNSTKDTAKIIIPTHQEMGKRLLGHQVPLCQINSVALKFIPKNRFWSTDESSIVGKFCVVPLPLNSRTMSCLPWNLTLPSKTDVSYDLPTACV